In the Magnolia sinica isolate HGM2019 chromosome 15, MsV1, whole genome shotgun sequence genome, one interval contains:
- the LOC131227486 gene encoding small polypeptide DEVIL 19-like — MGELQMDAKCIATAHPKKGGNGFTRRCASLVKEQRARIYILRRCATMLLCWYIHGDD, encoded by the coding sequence ATGGGCGAGCTCCAAATGGATGCTAAATGCATTGCTACGGCCCACCCAAAGAAGGGTGGCAATGGCTTCACGAGGAGGTGTGCATCGTTGGTGAAGGAGCAACGGGCGAGGATTTACATCCTTCGACGTTGCGCAACCATGCTACTATGCTGGTACATACATGGAGACGACTAA
- the LOC131227327 gene encoding indole-3-acetic acid-induced protein ARG7-like: MPLSRKTIPLQRIRLSEALKKLQLKAPSIIVCERRNVESPPSPTSTLAFIDDSGSDSDNDTLIGSSSQCSNVPADVQKGCFAVYVGEESKRYVIPVKYLKTHVFETLLSRAEEEFGFSNMGAIRFPCETVLFEHLLWLLNREDPSVDNLEMEELLKFYQ, from the coding sequence ATGCCTCTCTCTAGAAAGACTATACCTCTCCAGAGAATTCGACTGAGTGAAGCTCTAAAGAAGTTGCAGCTGAAAGCACCATCAATCATCGTATGCGAGAGACGCAATGTAGAGTCCCCACCATCACCAACAAGCACTCTCGCTTTCATAGATGACTCTGGTTCTGACTCCGACAACGACACCTTAATCGGCTCTTCCTCACAGTGTTCAAATGTCCCAGCTGATGTACAAAAAGGGTGCTTTGCTGTCTACGTTGGGGAGGAATCAAAGAGATATGTAATCCCAGTGAAATATCTAAAGACACACGTTTTCGAGACACTCCTGAGCCGAGCCGAAGAGGAGTTTGGATTCAGCAACATGGGTGCGATACGTTTTCCATGTGAGACCGTGCTATTTGAACACCTCCTTTGGCTGCTCAACAGAGAAGACCCATCAGTTGACAACTTGGAGATGGAGGAGCTCCTCAAATTCTACCAATGA